The DNA region AATATACAGAATCTGATATCGCTAAACTGATGAAGCTTTCTGATAGCTTAGCTAAGCTTAACGTCGATCGTTACAAATCTTTCAATCCACCATTTGATCTAGAAAATGCTAAACAGGCCATGTATGCTTTTCAAGGTGATACTTACAAAGGTCTTCGAGCTGTTGATTTTTCAAAAGACGAGGCTAATTATGCTCAAAAGTCTCTTCGTATTCTCTCTGGTCTTTACGGCGTCCTTCGACCGCTCGATCTTATTCAACCTTATCGCTTAGAGATGGGAACAAAACTACCTTGTGAAGGAAATAAGAACCTCTACGGTTTTTGGAAAGATACGCTAACTGAAGACCTCAATAAAGAGTTAAAAAAAGATAAAGATTGTGCTCTTATTAACCTCGCTTCTAAAGAGTACTTTAGTTCTCTCGACTTTTCTAAGTTAAGTGTACCCGTTATCACATGCCACTTTATGGAAAAGAAAAATGATGGTTATAAAGTCGTTGGCCTCTTTGCTAAAAGAGCAAGGGGAATGATGAGTCGTTACATC from Halobacteriovorax sp. GB3 includes:
- the yaaA gene encoding peroxide stress protein YaaA; amino-acid sequence: MKIIVSPAKKLDFDEFAPVSKFTSPKYLDESKRLINVLRKYTESDIAKLMKLSDSLAKLNVDRYKSFNPPFDLENAKQAMYAFQGDTYKGLRAVDFSKDEANYAQKSLRILSGLYGVLRPLDLIQPYRLEMGTKLPCEGNKNLYGFWKDTLTEDLNKELKKDKDCALINLASKEYFSSLDFSKLSVPVITCHFMEKKNDGYKVVGLFAKRARGMMSRYIIENQITKVSGLKDFNEQGYLYDAKASDDLNLVFKRDQS